One Massilia sp. 9096 genomic window carries:
- a CDS encoding bifunctional riboflavin kinase/FAD synthetase yields the protein MKVFRGLPNDIARAPCALTIGNFDGVHRGHQALLAHVTASARRLGLEAAVMTFEPHPREYFAQRSGDLSKAPARIANLRDKLESLSNAGVDRVIVEHFNEHFAAMSPQDFTERVLVDGLHVKWLMVGDDFCYGARRAGNVALLAEAGKKHGFEVHSLPAVLHESTRISSSAVRAALAAGDFEATRALLGHPYSMSGHVIHGAKLGRTLGFPTLNLRVTHRPALAGIFVVQVHGLGPEPLPAVASLGVRPTVEDAGRMLLEVHIFDFNQSCYGKLVRVEFLHKLRDEEKYVDLPTLTAAIDRDAQQARAWFARRPGALTATDRI from the coding sequence ATGAAGGTATTTCGCGGACTTCCCAACGACATCGCGCGCGCGCCCTGCGCACTCACGATCGGCAACTTCGACGGTGTCCACCGCGGCCACCAGGCGTTGTTGGCCCACGTGACCGCCAGCGCGCGCCGTCTCGGCCTGGAAGCCGCGGTGATGACGTTCGAACCGCATCCGCGCGAATATTTCGCCCAGCGCAGCGGCGATCTGTCCAAGGCGCCGGCGCGCATCGCCAACCTGCGCGACAAGCTCGAGTCGCTGTCCAACGCGGGCGTCGACCGCGTCATCGTCGAGCACTTCAACGAACACTTCGCGGCGATGTCGCCGCAGGACTTCACCGAGCGCGTGCTGGTCGACGGCCTGCACGTGAAATGGCTGATGGTCGGCGACGATTTCTGCTACGGCGCCCGGCGCGCCGGCAATGTCGCCTTGCTGGCCGAAGCCGGCAAGAAGCACGGCTTCGAGGTGCACAGCCTGCCCGCCGTGCTGCACGAATCGACCCGTATCTCGTCCTCGGCCGTGCGCGCCGCGCTCGCCGCCGGCGACTTCGAAGCGACCCGCGCCCTGCTCGGCCACCCGTATTCGATGTCGGGCCACGTGATCCATGGCGCCAAGCTCGGCCGCACGCTCGGCTTTCCGACCCTGAACCTGCGCGTCACCCATCGCCCGGCCCTGGCCGGCATCTTCGTGGTGCAGGTGCATGGCCTGGGCCCTGAGCCGCTGCCGGCCGTGGCCAGCCTGGGCGTGCGCCCGACCGTCGAGGATGCGGGCCGCATGCTGCTCGAAGTGCATATCTTCGATTTCAACCAATCCTGCTACGGCAAGCTGGTGCGCGTGGAATTCCTGCACAAGCTGCGCGACGAAGAAAAATACGTCGACTTGCCGACCCTCACCGCCGCGATCGATCGCGACGCCCAGCAAGCGCGCGCCTGGTTCGCCCGGCGCCCCGGCGCCCTCACCGCCACCGACCGAATTTGA
- a CDS encoding MotA/TolQ/ExbB proton channel family protein: MFKNTRLSATLAAVLFSVTAASALVSAPAFADAPASAAANAPAAAPAADAAAPAAAPAAAAPAPAAAGGNKEEIENPFGPAAVWNGGNVSRGTLIILSIMSIGSWYIMITKLLDQMKIFRQSKETNQKFWKAPSIAAGSAQLKDGSPFRFIAETGTKATQHHDGALLEQIDLSTWVTMQIQRAVDKVQSRLQDGLSFLATVGSTAPFIGLFGTVWGIYNALTNIGMTGNASIDKVAGPVGEALIMTAFGLFVAVPAVLGYNWLVRRNKAAMEDVRSFSADVHSVLISGAMHTSEAARAAAGTAKKVG; encoded by the coding sequence ATGTTTAAGAATACCCGTTTGTCCGCTACCCTGGCGGCCGTCCTGTTCTCGGTGACTGCAGCATCGGCGCTGGTGTCCGCACCGGCTTTCGCCGACGCTCCGGCATCGGCAGCAGCGAACGCCCCGGCTGCAGCACCGGCGGCTGACGCGGCAGCGCCCGCAGCGGCGCCGGCAGCAGCAGCGCCGGCCCCGGCGGCAGCTGGCGGCAACAAGGAAGAGATCGAAAACCCGTTCGGCCCGGCAGCTGTCTGGAACGGCGGTAACGTTTCGCGCGGCACCCTGATCATCCTGTCGATCATGTCGATCGGTTCGTGGTACATCATGATCACCAAGCTGCTGGATCAGATGAAGATCTTCCGCCAGTCGAAGGAAACCAACCAGAAATTCTGGAAAGCTCCGTCGATCGCTGCCGGCTCGGCGCAACTGAAGGATGGCTCGCCGTTCCGCTTCATCGCTGAAACCGGCACCAAGGCAACCCAGCACCACGACGGCGCCCTGCTCGAGCAGATCGACCTGTCGACCTGGGTGACCATGCAGATCCAGCGCGCCGTGGACAAAGTCCAGTCGCGTCTGCAGGATGGCCTGTCGTTCCTGGCAACCGTCGGTTCGACCGCACCGTTCATCGGTCTGTTCGGTACCGTCTGGGGTATTTACAACGCACTGACCAACATCGGTATGACCGGTAACGCGTCGATCGACAAGGTCGCAGGCCCGGTGGGTGAAGCACTGATCATGACCGCATTCGGTCTGTTCGTTGCAGTTCCTGCCGTTCTGGGTTACAACTGGCTGGTACGCCGCAACAAGGCTGCGATGGAAGACGTCCGTTCCTTCAGCGCAGACGTGCACTCGGTCCTGATCTCGGGCGCAATGCACACCTCGGAAGCTGCACGTGCCGCTGCTGGTACTGCTAAAAAGGTTGGCTAA
- a CDS encoding lipopolysaccharide assembly protein LapB: protein MLKFRLAHLGLALAALGFTAAAPIVGLAPAYAAETLRPEVGKPLQEAQQLMKQGKNKEALAKLRDADKAANKSANETYLIERTRAGAASQAGDYETAAKSFEYLIGSGKLSAAEKSQFSEGLIGIYMRAGDLNKANAAIERQLKERDDPKLRAYLMQNYYKQGNVAALETALRNAEKSGRLSEDELGMLANVQLKKNDKVGYVNTIEKLAASYPKPQYWNDLLNRVQGKPGFSGRLSVDVYRLKLANNLLKKPSEYMEMAQLVLQEKAPAEAIKVIDKGYKSGALGTGPDAARHQRLKDLAEKSLADQNKSEAATEAQLNKDADYDGMVELGYSLVQSGQADKGLKLMDAGMKSGKLKYPELAKLRLGEAYAAAGKKQQAITTLKTVGGNDGTADIARYFIMAINHPMA from the coding sequence ATGCTCAAGTTCCGCCTCGCACACCTCGGCCTCGCACTGGCCGCACTTGGCTTTACCGCCGCCGCCCCGATCGTCGGCCTGGCTCCGGCTTACGCTGCTGAAACGCTCCGTCCGGAAGTCGGTAAGCCGCTGCAGGAAGCGCAGCAACTGATGAAGCAGGGCAAGAACAAGGAAGCCCTGGCCAAGCTGCGTGACGCCGACAAGGCCGCCAACAAATCCGCCAACGAAACCTATCTGATCGAACGCACCCGCGCCGGCGCCGCCTCCCAGGCTGGCGACTACGAGACCGCGGCCAAGTCGTTCGAATACCTGATCGGTTCGGGCAAGCTGTCCGCCGCCGAGAAATCGCAATTCTCGGAAGGCCTGATCGGCATCTACATGCGCGCCGGCGACCTGAACAAGGCCAACGCCGCGATCGAACGCCAGCTCAAAGAGCGCGACGATCCGAAGCTGCGCGCTTACCTGATGCAGAACTATTACAAGCAGGGCAATGTCGCCGCGCTGGAAACCGCTCTGCGTAACGCTGAGAAGAGCGGCCGCCTGAGCGAAGACGAGCTCGGCATGCTGGCCAACGTTCAACTGAAGAAGAACGACAAGGTCGGCTACGTCAACACCATCGAAAAACTGGCCGCCAGCTATCCGAAGCCCCAGTACTGGAACGACCTGCTGAACCGTGTGCAAGGCAAGCCGGGCTTCTCGGGCCGCCTGTCGGTGGACGTGTACCGCCTGAAACTGGCCAACAACCTGCTGAAGAAGCCGAGCGAATACATGGAAATGGCCCAGCTCGTGCTGCAGGAGAAGGCGCCGGCTGAAGCCATCAAGGTGATCGACAAGGGTTACAAGTCGGGCGCCCTGGGCACCGGTCCGGATGCGGCGCGTCACCAGCGCCTGAAGGACCTGGCCGAGAAGAGCCTGGCCGACCAGAACAAGAGCGAAGCCGCGACCGAAGCCCAGCTGAACAAGGATGCCGACTACGACGGCATGGTCGAACTCGGTTACTCGCTGGTGCAGTCGGGCCAGGCCGACAAGGGCCTGAAGCTGATGGACGCCGGCATGAAGTCGGGCAAGCTGAAGTATCCGGAACTGGCCAAGCTGCGCCTGGGCGAAGCCTACGCCGCCGCCGGCAAGAAGCAGCAAGCCATCACCACGCTCAAGACCGTGGGCGGCAACGACGGCACCGCCGACATCGCGCGTTACTTCATCATGGCGATCAACCACCCGATGGCGTAA
- the ileS gene encoding isoleucine--tRNA ligase yields the protein MSDTKPGQKGAKKPESKYPVNMTDTPFPMRGDLAKREPGWVKQWQDKKIYQRIRKASAGRPKFVLHDGPPYANGDIHLGHAVNKILKDIVVKSRTIAGFDAPYVPGWDCHGMPIEIQIEKLYGKNLPVLEVMQKARAYALEQIDRQRAGFIRLGVLGDWQNPYMTMAFGNEADELRALGKLLEKGYVYRGLKPVNWCFDCGSALAEAEVEYQDKRDPAIDVGFPFAEPEKLADAFGLAQLPQGDGYIVIWTTTPWTIPSNQALNVHPEVTYALVKTQRNGKDELLIVAKDLAESVLQRYKLEGEVVAETVGAKLEGIRFTHPLNQADPFYDRTSPVYPADYVTTDSGTGVVHSAPAYGQEDFQSCKAHGMKDEDILTPVMGDGRFASTLPLFGGMTIWEASKPICAALTEAGALFELKMFDHSYMHCWRHKTPIVYRATNQWFAGMDITPKDGGPSLRETALAGIDQTKFFPEWGQARLHGMIANRPDWTLSRQRQWGVPMAFFIHKETGALHPRTPELLEQVAQRIQEHGIEAWHQLDARELLGDEADIYEKNRDTLDVWFDSGSTHQTVLRGSHKDQSAFPADLYLEGSDQHRGWFHSSLLTSSMLNGTPPYKALLTHGFTVDEQGRKMSKSLGNVMAPQKISDTLGADILRLWVASTDYTGELSIGDEILKRVTEAYRRIRNTLRFLLANTSDFDPATNAVPVEQMFEIDRYAMAETARLQLEAAASFERYEFHPVVARLQNFCSEDLGGFYLDILKDRLYTTGVDSVARRSAQTALWHIAHALLRIMAPILSFTAEEAWAVFAGEKAFADSGETIFTQTFWQFPAIADAEALLGKYALLRAVRTDVTKQLEEVRASGAIGSSLQAELAVAAAGEKYDALASLDDDLKFVFITSAATVDQVTDAAQEAVAVTPSDAAKCERCWHYRRDVGHDPAHPGLCGRCTANLFGSGEKRRFA from the coding sequence ATGTCCGATACCAAACCTGGCCAAAAAGGCGCCAAGAAACCCGAAAGCAAATACCCGGTCAACATGACCGACACGCCCTTCCCGATGCGTGGCGACCTCGCCAAGCGCGAGCCGGGCTGGGTCAAGCAATGGCAGGACAAGAAGATCTACCAGCGCATCCGCAAGGCCAGCGCCGGCCGTCCGAAATTCGTGCTGCACGACGGTCCGCCGTACGCCAACGGCGACATCCACCTGGGCCACGCAGTCAACAAGATCCTGAAGGACATCGTGGTCAAGTCGCGCACGATCGCCGGCTTCGACGCGCCTTACGTGCCGGGCTGGGATTGCCACGGCATGCCGATCGAGATCCAGATCGAAAAACTGTACGGCAAGAACCTGCCGGTGCTCGAAGTCATGCAAAAGGCGCGCGCCTACGCGCTCGAGCAGATCGACCGCCAGCGCGCCGGCTTCATCCGCCTGGGTGTCCTCGGCGACTGGCAAAACCCCTACATGACGATGGCCTTCGGTAACGAAGCCGACGAACTGCGCGCCCTCGGCAAGCTGCTCGAAAAAGGCTATGTCTACCGCGGCCTGAAACCGGTCAACTGGTGCTTCGATTGCGGCTCGGCGCTGGCCGAGGCAGAAGTCGAATACCAGGACAAGCGCGACCCGGCGATCGACGTCGGCTTCCCGTTCGCGGAACCGGAAAAGCTGGCCGACGCGTTCGGCCTGGCGCAGCTGCCGCAAGGCGACGGCTACATCGTGATCTGGACCACGACCCCGTGGACCATCCCGTCCAACCAGGCGCTGAACGTGCACCCGGAAGTGACGTATGCGCTGGTCAAGACCCAGCGCAACGGCAAGGACGAGCTGCTGATCGTCGCGAAAGACCTGGCTGAATCGGTCCTGCAGCGCTACAAGCTGGAGGGCGAAGTCGTCGCCGAGACCGTCGGCGCCAAGCTCGAAGGCATCCGCTTCACGCACCCGCTCAACCAGGCCGATCCGTTCTACGACCGCACGTCGCCGGTCTACCCGGCCGATTACGTGACGACCGACAGCGGCACCGGCGTGGTCCACTCGGCCCCGGCCTACGGCCAGGAAGACTTCCAGTCGTGCAAGGCGCATGGCATGAAGGACGAGGACATCCTGACCCCGGTGATGGGCGACGGCCGCTTCGCCTCGACCCTGCCGCTGTTCGGCGGGATGACGATCTGGGAAGCGTCCAAGCCGATCTGCGCGGCCCTGACCGAGGCCGGCGCCCTGTTCGAACTCAAGATGTTCGACCACAGCTACATGCACTGCTGGCGCCACAAGACCCCGATCGTCTACCGCGCCACCAACCAGTGGTTCGCCGGCATGGACATCACGCCCAAGGATGGCGGCCCGAGCCTGCGCGAGACCGCGCTGGCCGGCATCGACCAGACCAAGTTCTTCCCCGAGTGGGGCCAGGCGCGCCTGCACGGCATGATCGCCAACCGTCCGGACTGGACCCTGTCGCGCCAGCGCCAGTGGGGCGTGCCGATGGCCTTCTTCATCCACAAGGAAACCGGCGCGCTGCACCCGCGCACGCCCGAGCTGCTCGAGCAGGTGGCCCAGCGCATCCAGGAACACGGCATCGAAGCCTGGCACCAGCTCGACGCGCGCGAGCTGCTCGGCGACGAAGCCGATATCTATGAAAAGAACCGCGACACGCTGGACGTCTGGTTCGACTCCGGCTCGACCCACCAGACCGTGCTGCGCGGCTCGCACAAGGACCAGTCCGCGTTCCCTGCCGACCTGTACCTGGAAGGCTCGGACCAGCACCGCGGCTGGTTCCACTCGTCGCTGCTGACCTCGTCGATGCTGAACGGCACGCCGCCCTACAAGGCGCTGCTGACGCACGGCTTCACGGTCGACGAGCAGGGCCGCAAGATGTCCAAGTCGCTCGGCAACGTGATGGCGCCGCAGAAGATCAGCGACACCCTCGGCGCCGACATCCTGCGCCTGTGGGTGGCCTCGACCGACTACACCGGCGAGCTGTCGATCGGCGACGAGATCCTGAAACGCGTCACCGAAGCCTACCGCCGCATCCGCAACACGCTGCGCTTCCTGCTGGCCAACACTTCCGACTTCGACCCGGCGACCAATGCCGTGCCGGTCGAGCAGATGTTCGAGATCGACCGCTACGCAATGGCCGAAACCGCGCGCCTGCAGCTTGAAGCGGCCGCCAGCTTCGAGCGCTACGAGTTCCATCCGGTGGTCGCACGCCTGCAGAACTTCTGCTCGGAAGACCTGGGCGGCTTCTACCTCGACATCCTGAAGGACCGCCTGTACACCACCGGCGTCGACTCCGTCGCACGCCGCTCGGCCCAGACCGCGCTGTGGCACATCGCCCATGCCTTGCTGCGCATCATGGCGCCGATCCTGTCCTTTACCGCCGAGGAAGCCTGGGCCGTGTTCGCCGGCGAGAAAGCCTTTGCGGACAGCGGCGAAACCATCTTCACGCAGACCTTCTGGCAATTCCCGGCGATCGCCGATGCCGAAGCGCTGCTGGGCAAGTACGCCCTGCTGCGCGCGGTGCGCACCGACGTCACCAAGCAGCTGGAAGAAGTGCGCGCATCCGGCGCGATCGGCTCCTCGCTGCAGGCCGAGCTTGCGGTGGCCGCCGCCGGCGAGAAGTACGATGCGCTGGCCAGCCTGGATGACGACCTGAAGTTCGTCTTCATCACCTCCGCCGCGACCGTCGACCAGGTCACGGACGCCGCCCAGGAGGCGGTGGCGGTGACCCCGTCGGATGCCGCGAAGTGCGAGCGCTGCTGGCACTATCGACGCGACGTCGGCCACGATCCGGCCCACCCAGGCCTGTGCGGCCGCTGCACCGCGAACCTGTTCGGCAGCGGCGAAAAGCGCCGCTTCGCGTAA
- a CDS encoding biopolymer transporter ExbD → MGMNVGSSGAKSADPEPMMEMNMTPLIDVMLVLIIMLIITIPKQNHAVNLNMPVGNPPPPTEPPKVVTIDVDFDGTILWDNAPVPDRATLESKMSEVASMADQPEVHLRPNKLVEYKVVAGVMAAAQRLGVTKIGVVGNEQFQ, encoded by the coding sequence ATGGGTATGAACGTTGGTTCGTCCGGTGCCAAGAGCGCAGATCCGGAACCGATGATGGAAATGAACATGACGCCGTTGATCGACGTCATGCTGGTGCTGATCATCATGCTGATCATCACGATTCCGAAGCAAAACCACGCGGTCAACTTGAACATGCCGGTTGGTAACCCGCCGCCGCCGACCGAGCCGCCGAAAGTCGTCACGATCGACGTTGACTTCGACGGCACGATTCTCTGGGATAACGCTCCGGTCCCCGACCGCGCAACCCTGGAATCGAAGATGTCGGAAGTGGCCTCGATGGCCGATCAGCCGGAAGTGCACCTGCGTCCGAACAAGCTGGTCGAGTACAAGGTCGTTGCAGGCGTGATGGCTGCGGCCCAGCGTCTCGGCGTCACCAAGATCGGTGTGGTCGGTAACGAACAGTTCCAGTAA
- the coaBC gene encoding bifunctional phosphopantothenoylcysteine decarboxylase/phosphopantothenate--cysteine ligase CoaBC: MDLKGKKIVLGLSGGVACYKAAELCRALVKEGAQVQVVMTEAATHFIGTVTMQALSGRTVYLDQWDGRIPNNMAHIDLTRNADAILVAPCSADFLFKLAHGATDDLLSTLCLARPHGVPLLAAPAMNVEMWEKPPTQRNVAQLKEDGVRILGPAAGSQACGETGMGRMLEPEQLLEEVIAAFQPKVLAGKRVLITAGPTYEAIDPVRGITNLSSGKMGYAIARAAREAGAEVTLVSGPTALDVPHGVRRVDVQSARQMLDAVMDRVEGQHVFVGVAAVADWRVDNVSPHKIKKDAGGHAPELTFAQNPDILASVAATTSINGWPYCVGFAAESENLIEYGAVKREKKGIPLLVGNIGPQTFGQDENAIVLFDDSGHTALPQASKLSLARQLVSEIAKRLEKRSLLA; this comes from the coding sequence ATGGACCTGAAGGGCAAGAAGATCGTCCTGGGCCTGTCGGGCGGCGTGGCCTGCTACAAGGCCGCCGAACTGTGCCGCGCCCTGGTCAAGGAAGGTGCGCAGGTGCAGGTCGTGATGACCGAGGCCGCCACCCATTTCATCGGGACGGTGACGATGCAGGCGCTGTCCGGGCGCACCGTCTACCTCGATCAATGGGACGGCCGCATCCCCAACAACATGGCGCACATCGACCTGACGCGCAACGCCGACGCGATCCTGGTCGCCCCGTGCTCGGCCGACTTCCTGTTCAAGCTGGCCCATGGCGCCACCGACGACCTGCTCTCGACGCTGTGCCTGGCGCGCCCGCACGGGGTGCCGCTGCTGGCCGCGCCGGCCATGAACGTCGAGATGTGGGAAAAGCCCCCCACTCAACGCAATGTGGCCCAGCTGAAGGAAGACGGCGTCCGCATCCTCGGCCCGGCCGCCGGCTCCCAGGCCTGCGGCGAGACCGGCATGGGCCGCATGCTCGAACCCGAGCAGCTGCTCGAGGAAGTGATCGCGGCGTTCCAGCCCAAGGTCCTGGCGGGCAAGCGCGTCCTGATCACGGCCGGGCCGACTTATGAAGCGATCGATCCGGTGCGCGGCATCACCAACCTGTCCTCCGGCAAGATGGGCTACGCGATCGCGCGCGCGGCGCGCGAGGCCGGCGCCGAGGTCACGCTGGTGTCGGGGCCGACCGCCCTGGACGTCCCGCACGGCGTGCGCCGCGTCGACGTGCAAAGCGCCCGGCAGATGCTGGACGCGGTCATGGACCGGGTCGAGGGCCAGCACGTGTTCGTCGGCGTAGCCGCCGTGGCCGATTGGCGCGTCGACAACGTCAGTCCCCACAAGATCAAGAAGGACGCCGGCGGCCATGCGCCCGAACTGACGTTCGCGCAGAACCCGGACATCCTGGCCAGCGTCGCCGCCACCACGTCGATCAACGGCTGGCCGTATTGCGTCGGCTTTGCCGCCGAATCGGAAAACCTGATCGAATACGGCGCCGTCAAGCGCGAGAAGAAAGGCATTCCTTTGCTCGTGGGCAATATCGGCCCACAAACCTTCGGGCAGGATGAGAATGCGATCGTGCTGTTCGACGACAGCGGCCACACGGCGCTGCCGCAGGCCAGCAAGCTGTCGCTGGCGCGCCAGCTGGTGTCCGAGATCGCCAAGCGCCTGGAGAAGCGCTCGCTGCTGGCTTGA
- the dut gene encoding dUTP diphosphatase, with protein sequence MKTIDLKILDARMRDFLPAYATSGSAGLDLRACIDAPLTLEPGQTILVPTGLAIHIADPGYAAMILPRSGLGHKNGIVLGNLVGLIDSDYQGQLMVSTWNRGASAFTLQPLDRLAQLVVVPVLQVAFNVVDDFDASERGAGGFGSTGKQ encoded by the coding sequence ATGAAAACCATCGACCTGAAAATCCTCGATGCGCGCATGCGCGACTTCCTGCCGGCCTACGCCACCTCGGGCAGCGCCGGCCTCGACCTGCGCGCCTGCATCGACGCCCCGCTCACGCTCGAACCCGGCCAGACCATACTGGTCCCGACCGGCCTGGCGATCCACATCGCCGATCCGGGCTATGCGGCGATGATCCTGCCACGCTCCGGACTCGGCCATAAGAACGGCATCGTGCTCGGCAATCTGGTAGGCTTGATCGACTCCGATTACCAGGGCCAGCTGATGGTCTCGACCTGGAACCGCGGCGCGTCGGCATTCACGCTGCAGCCGCTGGACCGCCTGGCGCAACTGGTGGTGGTGCCCGTGCTGCAGGTGGCGTTCAACGTCGTCGACGATTTCGATGCCAGCGAGCGCGGCGCCGGCGGCTTCGGCAGCACCGGCAAGCAGTAA
- a CDS encoding M48 family metallopeptidase produces MILIRRLAKHASPILGAGFALLLSACATQSPAPAPALPGMPPRAAEAPALSPQVSAEAETLTKMANLQDRLYKVAAPLLIQNADLCRNQTRNLLGFTLKNRWSYPGDYNEAAHRAFGMDDRLQVTGVLAGSGAARAGLQNGDVVIAAAGKPAPTGERALSQIGGIFGQIVGKSASLPMTIERRGNERNLTIPVTRACAFAIELGNADNVNAYADGSRVLVTRGMINFTRDDDELAYVLATTMAHNILGHAAAQRNNATLGSIIDNLKGIVPDTSLLIGSGGVKPMPPEMDAAAARLGLYLAARGGYDTGGAAAFWKRLAETYPPGVLNGYGANHPALAPRLAAIDKAQAEIKAKRSAKRPLTP; encoded by the coding sequence ATGATTTTGATTCGCCGTCTTGCAAAGCACGCATCGCCGATCCTCGGCGCCGGCTTCGCCCTGCTGCTGTCGGCCTGCGCGACCCAGTCGCCGGCGCCCGCGCCCGCCCTGCCCGGCATGCCGCCGCGCGCGGCCGAAGCACCGGCCCTGAGCCCGCAGGTGAGCGCCGAGGCCGAGACGCTGACCAAGATGGCGAACCTGCAGGACCGGCTGTACAAGGTCGCCGCGCCGCTGCTGATCCAGAATGCCGACCTGTGCCGGAACCAGACGCGCAACCTGCTCGGCTTCACGCTCAAGAACCGCTGGTCCTACCCGGGCGACTACAACGAGGCCGCGCACCGCGCCTTCGGCATGGACGATCGCCTGCAGGTGACCGGCGTGCTGGCCGGCAGCGGCGCCGCGCGCGCCGGCCTGCAGAACGGCGACGTGGTGATCGCCGCCGCCGGCAAGCCGGCGCCGACCGGCGAACGCGCGCTGAGCCAGATCGGCGGCATCTTCGGCCAGATCGTCGGCAAGAGCGCCAGCCTGCCGATGACGATCGAGCGCCGCGGCAACGAGCGCAACCTGACGATCCCCGTCACGCGCGCCTGCGCCTTCGCGATCGAACTGGGCAACGCCGACAACGTCAACGCCTACGCCGACGGTTCGCGCGTGCTGGTCACGCGCGGCATGATCAATTTCACCCGCGACGACGACGAACTGGCCTACGTACTGGCCACGACGATGGCGCACAACATCCTCGGCCACGCGGCGGCGCAGCGCAACAACGCCACGCTCGGCAGCATCATCGACAACCTCAAGGGCATCGTGCCCGACACCTCGCTGCTGATCGGCAGCGGCGGCGTCAAACCGATGCCCCCCGAGATGGACGCCGCGGCCGCGCGCCTGGGGCTGTACCTGGCCGCGCGCGGCGGCTACGACACGGGCGGCGCGGCGGCGTTCTGGAAGCGCCTGGCCGAGACCTATCCGCCGGGCGTGCTGAACGGCTATGGCGCCAACCACCCGGCGCTGGCGCCGCGCCTGGCCGCCATCGACAAGGCCCAGGCCGAGATCAAGGCCAAGCGCAGCGCCAAGCGGCCATTGACGCCTTGA
- the lspA gene encoding signal peptidase II yields the protein MATKKKSTISAVSRSGGASTSLAPWLGIAFIVILIDQISKITITRTLMHGEEKPITSFFNLVLAYNPGAAFSFLGTQNGWQRYLFSAIAVAAVGFIIYLLRRHAGQRMFCWALALIMGGALGNLIDRVAYGHVIDFLDFYWRGVGHFPAFNIADSGITIGAILFIFDELRRVNKH from the coding sequence ATGGCCACCAAAAAGAAATCGACCATCAGCGCGGTCTCGCGCAGCGGCGGCGCCAGCACCAGCCTGGCGCCCTGGCTCGGCATCGCCTTCATCGTCATCCTGATCGACCAGATCAGCAAGATCACGATCACGCGCACCCTCATGCACGGCGAAGAAAAGCCGATCACCAGCTTCTTCAACCTGGTGCTGGCGTATAACCCGGGCGCCGCGTTCAGCTTCCTGGGCACCCAGAACGGCTGGCAGCGCTACCTGTTCAGCGCGATCGCGGTGGCCGCGGTCGGCTTCATCATCTACCTGCTGCGCCGCCACGCCGGCCAGCGCATGTTCTGCTGGGCGCTGGCATTGATCATGGGCGGCGCGCTGGGCAACCTGATCGACCGCGTCGCCTATGGCCACGTGATCGACTTCCTCGATTTCTACTGGCGCGGCGTGGGCCACTTCCCGGCCTTTAACATCGCCGACAGCGGCATCACGATCGGCGCGATCCTGTTCATCTTCGACGAACTGCGCCGCGTAAATAAACACTGA
- a CDS encoding biopolymer transporter ExbD yields the protein MAMSVGSDSGDEDAVMSEINTTPLVDVMLVLLIIFLITSPVVLKLQKVNLPMEINQVEKTTPEDVAIVVNKDGEMYWNQKHLNNTDELFDFLAKESVKVPQPAVKIRGDQQTRYEFIGKVLYTAQRAGIQKVGFITEPPDKG from the coding sequence ATGGCAATGAGTGTTGGCTCCGATAGCGGAGATGAAGATGCCGTGATGTCAGAGATCAACACCACGCCCCTCGTGGACGTGATGCTGGTTCTTCTGATCATCTTTCTGATCACCAGCCCGGTCGTTCTCAAGCTGCAGAAGGTCAATCTGCCGATGGAGATCAACCAGGTTGAGAAAACCACGCCGGAAGACGTAGCCATCGTCGTCAATAAAGACGGCGAGATGTACTGGAACCAGAAGCACCTCAACAACACCGATGAATTGTTCGATTTCCTGGCCAAGGAATCGGTGAAGGTTCCGCAGCCGGCAGTGAAGATCCGTGGCGACCAGCAAACCCGCTACGAATTCATCGGCAAGGTTCTGTACACGGCCCAACGTGCCGGCATTCAGAAGGTCGGTTTCATTACCGAACCGCCTGATAAGGGCTAA